A window of the Tunturibacter empetritectus genome harbors these coding sequences:
- a CDS encoding PilN domain-containing protein: MRISVNLANRPFIELRPLFAKLRLAMVVLALLAVGLGFALHSLNAKAKVAQSQMDALKAKTQRFQQERQANEARMRQPQNMAVLERSRYLNEIFAEKSFSWTAVMMDLERVLPVGVQVTSIDPVITKEGDVNIRLRVSGDRDKAVQLVRNLETSQRFLSPRLASEQAQTQEGNRSAAQVTVPGAVQFDVLSGYNPLPEKSTKDVAAKVKGGTAESGSSAEGVKKKRALKSVSPAASPRTGVKAPTQKGAPR, from the coding sequence ATGCGGATCTCTGTCAATCTTGCGAATCGACCGTTTATTGAACTGAGGCCGTTGTTTGCGAAGCTGCGGCTGGCGATGGTGGTGCTGGCTCTGCTGGCGGTGGGGCTGGGGTTTGCGCTGCACTCGTTGAATGCGAAGGCGAAGGTGGCGCAGTCGCAGATGGATGCGCTGAAGGCGAAGACGCAGAGGTTCCAGCAGGAACGTCAGGCGAACGAGGCCAGGATGCGGCAGCCGCAAAATATGGCAGTCCTGGAGCGATCGCGATATCTGAATGAGATATTTGCGGAGAAGAGCTTCAGCTGGACGGCCGTGATGATGGATCTTGAACGTGTGCTTCCGGTTGGGGTGCAGGTGACGAGCATCGATCCTGTGATTACGAAGGAAGGCGATGTGAATATTCGGCTGCGGGTCAGTGGGGATCGCGACAAGGCAGTGCAGCTGGTGAGGAATCTGGAGACGTCGCAACGGTTCCTGTCGCCGAGGCTGGCGTCGGAGCAGGCGCAGACGCAGGAGGGAAATCGGAGTGCGGCGCAGGTGACGGTTCCGGGCGCGGTGCAGTTTGATGTGTTGAGCGGATATAACCCGCTGCCGGAAAAATCAACGAAAGATGTTGCAGCTAAGGTCAAAGGCGGCACAGCAGAGAGTGGTTCGTCTGCGGAGGGCGTGAAGAAGAAGAGAGCTCTGAAGAGTGTTTCTCCTGCCGCATCTCCAAGGACCGGCGTGAAGGCTCCAACGCAGAAGGGAGCGCCACGATGA
- a CDS encoding type II secretion system protein — translation MKRLCSRFFLEDRIPRDLAQDVVCADERQGEQGFMLVGLIVAIFIILLVLSIAAPKAVQGLRREKEVEAVHRGNQYVRAIQLYYRKNNTYPGTMDALAKGTPVKYLRQEYVDPFTGKSDWRLIHVGEAKTTVKGFFGQPLTGLAPGLGSAAGQASTGGIGAGAAGSNSAFGSSSGSAFGSSGSSGSSAFGGSSGSTLGGSSSAGASLGSTAGAGASGSGAGGSTATGATTGSTDNSGTASTGTGAPSTLGSAAGIASQSSGGFSGGGAPFVGVGIPKEGTSIKVLNEQTSYNTWEFIYDPRIEQMKAAAGLLGGGNQGLGSAGSLNSGVGGAGTGTSSFGSSGSSSFGSSSGSAFGSSTGGSSSGSSFGSSSGSSFGSSPTSGTQGSGTTTPTTPQQPQ, via the coding sequence ATGAAGAGACTTTGCTCCCGGTTTTTTCTCGAGGATCGTATCCCGCGCGATCTTGCGCAGGATGTTGTGTGCGCCGACGAGCGGCAAGGGGAACAGGGCTTTATGCTGGTGGGGCTGATCGTCGCGATCTTCATCATTCTGCTCGTGCTGAGTATTGCCGCTCCAAAGGCGGTGCAGGGGCTGCGCCGCGAGAAAGAGGTGGAGGCCGTGCATCGCGGAAACCAGTATGTGCGCGCGATCCAGCTCTACTATCGCAAGAACAACACGTATCCCGGCACCATGGATGCGCTGGCCAAGGGCACTCCCGTAAAGTATTTGCGTCAGGAGTATGTAGACCCCTTTACGGGCAAGTCGGACTGGCGATTGATTCACGTGGGCGAGGCGAAGACGACAGTGAAGGGATTCTTTGGCCAGCCGCTGACGGGCCTTGCGCCTGGGTTGGGCTCGGCGGCGGGACAGGCCTCGACGGGAGGTATTGGTGCAGGGGCCGCTGGTTCGAACTCCGCCTTTGGCTCGTCGAGTGGAAGCGCATTCGGTTCGTCCGGGTCGAGCGGGTCGAGCGCCTTCGGTGGCTCTTCCGGATCTACGTTAGGAGGCTCAAGCTCCGCCGGAGCGAGTTTGGGGAGTACGGCGGGAGCTGGAGCTTCTGGCTCAGGCGCGGGAGGGAGCACGGCGACGGGAGCGACCACCGGGTCAACGGATAACTCAGGAACGGCCTCGACTGGGACGGGTGCTCCCAGCACACTGGGGTCGGCAGCCGGGATTGCCAGCCAGTCGTCCGGTGGGTTTTCGGGAGGCGGCGCGCCGTTCGTCGGCGTAGGCATTCCAAAAGAAGGGACCTCGATCAAGGTGTTGAATGAGCAGACATCGTACAACACGTGGGAGTTTATCTACGATCCCCGGATTGAACAGATGAAGGCGGCAGCGGGGCTGCTGGGCGGAGGGAATCAGGGTCTGGGATCTGCCGGTTCACTGAACTCCGGGGTTGGAGGTGCAGGGACGGGAACCTCAAGCTTCGGCTCGTCTGGTTCCTCGAGTTTCGGATCTTCTTCAGGTTCGGCGTTTGGCTCTTCTACTGGCGGCTCTTCTTCAGGCTCAAGCTTTGGATCGTCGTCGGGTTCGAGCTTCGGATCGTCTCCGACTTCGGGTACGCAAGGGAGTGGAACAACGACGCCGACTACGCCACAACAGCCTCAGTAG
- a CDS encoding WD40/YVTN/BNR-like repeat-containing protein produces the protein MRSSHLFLALTLTTTQAASLAYAQWDIEESHTTASLRGIHNVGGGVAWASGSNGTVLRTEDGGYLWQTCTIPPGADKLDFRGVQAFDENTAIVMSSGPGDQSRLYKTTDGCQTWKLVFTNPDKDGFWDAIKFQTNSWGWILGDPVNHQFILLATFDGGLHWQSVKQPGLAEPEGGGGAFAASNSLLVAQLPLLFGTARGWLYGGGSTCTMGLVQDHPQSCIDLFDFQKARLPIAHDSDSAGIFSLAAFNWTQIAVGGDYKLPDLSVGTAAFSPDLGQHWHPAQTLPHGYRSAVAYDATQKLWITVGPNGTDISTDDGKNWRPLTPSSTDPADADKNWNALSLPFVVGPHGRIGRLRAIDQKTIVTKKP, from the coding sequence ATGCGATCCTCTCACCTTTTTCTGGCCCTCACTCTGACGACTACACAAGCTGCAAGCTTGGCCTACGCACAGTGGGATATCGAAGAGTCCCACACCACGGCCAGCCTGCGTGGCATTCACAACGTCGGCGGAGGAGTCGCATGGGCCAGCGGCAGCAACGGCACAGTGCTCCGCACCGAAGACGGCGGCTATCTCTGGCAGACCTGCACGATCCCGCCCGGCGCAGACAAGCTCGACTTCCGCGGCGTCCAGGCCTTCGACGAAAACACCGCCATCGTCATGTCCAGCGGCCCCGGCGACCAATCCCGCCTCTACAAAACCACCGACGGCTGCCAAACGTGGAAGCTGGTCTTCACTAATCCGGACAAAGATGGTTTCTGGGACGCGATTAAGTTCCAGACAAATTCCTGGGGATGGATACTCGGCGATCCAGTGAACCATCAGTTCATCCTGCTCGCGACCTTCGATGGCGGTCTTCACTGGCAGTCCGTGAAACAGCCCGGGCTCGCCGAACCGGAGGGCGGAGGCGGAGCCTTTGCTGCCAGCAACTCCTTGCTCGTCGCTCAGCTGCCTCTCCTATTTGGTACAGCCCGTGGATGGCTCTATGGCGGCGGCTCTACCTGCACGATGGGCCTCGTACAAGATCATCCTCAGTCCTGCATCGATCTCTTCGATTTTCAGAAAGCGCGCCTACCCATCGCTCATGACAGCGACTCTGCAGGTATCTTCTCTCTCGCAGCATTCAACTGGACACAGATCGCTGTTGGTGGTGACTACAAACTACCTGATCTCTCCGTAGGAACCGCCGCGTTCTCTCCAGACCTTGGTCAACACTGGCATCCCGCCCAGACTCTGCCCCACGGTTACCGTTCAGCCGTAGCCTACGACGCCACCCAAAAACTATGGATCACCGTAGGCCCCAACGGCACTGATATCTCCACCGACGACGGAAAGAACTGGCGTCCGCTTACACCCTCATCCACTGATCCTGCGGATGCTGACAAGAACTGGAATGCGCTCTCGCTTCCCTTCGTCGTAGGTCCGCATGGACGTATTGGCCGCCTGCGCGCTATCGATCAAAAGACAATCGTGACAAAGAAACCGTAG